The following proteins are encoded in a genomic region of Populus nigra chromosome 16, ddPopNigr1.1, whole genome shotgun sequence:
- the LOC133675499 gene encoding uncharacterized protein LOC133675499, whose protein sequence is MKRSSKSSSNNNPKSDARKDRKSGTGMSGSPKKGGHGGKFTWAGDGYSNAEIGFEKEAVDVKDPNFEDPEEIQTV, encoded by the coding sequence ATGAAGAGGAGCAGCaaaagcagcagcaacaataaTCCAAAGTCCGACGCGAGGAAAGATAGGAAATCAGGGACTGGAATGAGTGGATCGCCTAAGAAAGGAGGCCATGGAGGCAAGTTCACTTGGGCTGGTGATGGCTACTCTAATGCTGAGATTGGGTTCGAGAAGGAAGCTGTGGACGTGAAGGACCCTAACTTTGAAGACCCAGAAGAGATCCAGACTGTTTGA